The sequence ACTGGTTATCATCAAACTGTCCTTTGAGCATAAAACGTGCAGACGACAGACCGAGTTGATTAGCTCCAATCTGCCATTTATCGGTGTCTGTGAATCCGGGCAAGAGCAGGTCAATATTAACAAATGGCGTGAACCCCAGGTCATTGACACCATGGGAACTGCCAAACTGCCAGGCATCCTGGTCAAGGTATCCGAGACTGGCTTCAATATTCCCCTGCAAAGATTCAGTGGCTTGCACGCACAAACCACTGCTCAGGCATAGCAGGAGCAGGCTTACGCAGTTTGCAGGGAGTGTTCTGTGGGTGAATAGGGTCATCGGCATGCCTTAGCGGGTCAGGCCCGAGCCTGACGGATGATTGCTGCCGTGTACCTGAGAATGACAATTCATACAGTCTTTACCCAGTAAATTAGAGGATGCGCCCCTTGGTGGAATACCGGTACCGCTTTCCTGATTACTCGGATGAAAGGCGGCCTGATGACATTGCTGACACAGAAAAGGCGTTCGGGCGTTGAGTAACGCATTGTGGTTGGAGCCATGGGGTGTATGGCAACTACTGCAATCTTCGGTTACCGGCGCGTGTTCCCATAAAAAGGGACCGCGTTTCTCTGCATGGCAGTCAAGACACTGTTCATTCAGAGTGAAGGCTTTCAGTTCCGCCGGTCCCGGTCCGCCATGGGGTGAATGACAGTCGATGCAGTTCATATGGCCTGAACGCAGCGGGTGGCTGGAGGGGCGCATTATCTGAGCACGCTGGCGCTGATGGCAGTCCATACACTGATTGTTAAGTTGCACAAACTTTTTCATCGCGTCATCCTCCTGATGGATGGTGTGACAGCTGGTGCAGCCCTGTTGACTGAACTCATGGGCACTGCCGGCCCAATAATGCCCGGCCGTATCCTGGTGACAGTCTAAACATACCTCATCGCGCTGCTGAGCAGGCTGATCTGAATTAAAAACCATAGCAGGCGGCGGACGCACCCCATTCACCAGCTTTAAATGACTGGCACTTGGACCATGACAGCTCTGGCAACCCTGCTGGTTGGTCGAAAAAGGGGTGTTTTCAGATGAGGATTGTCCATGCACACTGTGCATCACACTCTCGGCTGGATGGTCACTGTCAGCACCATGGCACATCAGGCACAGCTTTGGATCATTGGGCATATATTCCCGCTCAATATCCGTTGTTTCGCTGCTAATTGAATTGCCGGACAGTATGGTGAAAGCCATAAGCCAACCCGCCAGCCACAATTTTGATGCGCCCTTGCTGAGTATTTTCATTGATTTCCTGTCAAATGATATTCCCCCAAGCATACTAGTACAGAAATTCCTTATCTGTCGGCACAGACGTATTGTTTTTTGAGCTATATCAATAAGAAATGTCTTTGGATAGTGGCTATCTATCTGTTGCTATGTAGATTATGTTATGCAGCTGTTACCTTACCTGGCATTCAGGATTTCAAAGATAAGGGGATTGC comes from Lacimicrobium alkaliphilum and encodes:
- a CDS encoding DmsE family decaheme c-type cytochrome → MKILSKGASKLWLAGWLMAFTILSGNSISSETTDIEREYMPNDPKLCLMCHGADSDHPAESVMHSVHGQSSSENTPFSTNQQGCQSCHGPSASHLKLVNGVRPPPAMVFNSDQPAQQRDEVCLDCHQDTAGHYWAGSAHEFSQQGCTSCHTIHQEDDAMKKFVQLNNQCMDCHQRQRAQIMRPSSHPLRSGHMNCIDCHSPHGGPGPAELKAFTLNEQCLDCHAEKRGPFLWEHAPVTEDCSSCHTPHGSNHNALLNARTPFLCQQCHQAAFHPSNQESGTGIPPRGASSNLLGKDCMNCHSQVHGSNHPSGSGLTR